One part of the Pseudomonas sp. MYb118 genome encodes these proteins:
- the map gene encoding type I methionyl aminopeptidase, which produces MTVTLKTPEDIAKMRVAGKLAADVLEMIAEHVKPGVTTEELDRICHDYIVNVQQAIPAPLNYKGYPKSICTSINHVVCHGIPNEKPLKDGDTLNIDVTVIKDGYHGDTSRMFHVGTVPVWAERLSKVTQECMYKAIEIVKPGCRLGDIGEIIQKHAEKNGFSVVREFCGHGIGKVFHEEPQILHYGRAGTGMELQAGMTFTIEPMINQGKADTKVLGDGWTAITKDRKLSAQWEHTLLVTETGYEIFTLRGDDTIPRVSA; this is translated from the coding sequence ATGACCGTCACCCTCAAAACGCCCGAGGACATCGCCAAAATGCGTGTCGCCGGCAAACTGGCCGCCGATGTGCTGGAAATGATCGCCGAACACGTCAAGCCGGGCGTGACTACCGAAGAGCTGGACCGCATCTGCCACGACTACATCGTCAACGTGCAACAGGCCATCCCTGCCCCACTCAACTACAAGGGCTACCCGAAGTCGATCTGCACCTCGATCAACCACGTGGTCTGCCACGGCATCCCCAACGAGAAACCGTTGAAGGATGGCGACACGCTGAATATCGACGTCACCGTCATCAAGGACGGCTACCACGGCGACACTAGCCGCATGTTCCACGTCGGCACCGTGCCCGTGTGGGCCGAACGCCTGTCGAAAGTGACCCAGGAATGCATGTACAAGGCCATCGAGATCGTCAAACCCGGCTGCCGCCTGGGCGACATCGGTGAAATCATCCAGAAGCACGCGGAAAAGAACGGCTTCTCGGTGGTTCGCGAGTTCTGCGGCCACGGCATTGGCAAGGTGTTCCACGAAGAGCCGCAGATCCTGCACTACGGCCGCGCCGGTACCGGCATGGAACTGCAAGCCGGCATGACCTTCACCATCGAGCCGATGATCAACCAGGGCAAGGCCGACACCAAGGTGCTGGGCGACGGCTGGACCGCGATCACCAAGGACCGCAAGCTCTCCGCCCAGTGGGAACACACCCTGCTGGTGACCGAGACCGGCTACGAGATTTTCACCCTGCGCGGCGATGACACCATCCCCCGCGTTTCGGCCTGA
- the rpsB gene encoding 30S ribosomal protein S2 encodes MSQVNMRDMLKAGVHFGHQTRYWNPKMGKYIFGARNKIHIINLEKTLPMFNDALTFVERLAQGKNKILFVGTKRSAGKIVAEEAARCGSPYVDHRWLGGMLTNFKTIRASIKRLRDLEVQAEDGTFAKLTKKEALMRTRDLEKLDRSLGGIKDMGGLPDALFVIDVDHERIAITEANKLGIPVIGVVDTNSSPEGVDYIIPGNDDAIRAIQLYMGSMADAVIRGRNNVAGGTEVFVEEAPAAAAE; translated from the coding sequence ATGTCCCAAGTCAACATGCGCGATATGCTGAAGGCCGGTGTGCACTTCGGTCACCAGACCCGTTACTGGAACCCGAAAATGGGTAAATACATTTTCGGCGCGCGTAACAAGATTCACATCATCAACCTTGAAAAAACCCTGCCAATGTTCAACGACGCTCTGACGTTCGTAGAGCGCCTGGCCCAGGGCAAAAACAAGATTCTGTTCGTCGGTACCAAGCGTTCCGCTGGCAAGATCGTTGCTGAAGAAGCAGCACGTTGCGGTTCGCCGTACGTCGATCACCGCTGGTTGGGCGGCATGCTGACCAACTTCAAGACCATTCGTGCTTCCATCAAGCGTCTGCGTGACCTTGAAGTACAAGCCGAAGACGGTACTTTCGCCAAGCTGACCAAGAAAGAAGCGCTGATGCGCACTCGCGATCTTGAGAAGCTGGATCGTTCCCTGGGTGGTATCAAGGACATGGGCGGTCTGCCAGACGCTCTGTTCGTGATCGACGTTGATCACGAGCGCATCGCGATCACCGAAGCCAACAAGCTGGGCATCCCGGTCATCGGCGTAGTCGATACCAACAGCAGCCCGGAAGGCGTTGACTACATCATCCCAGGTAACGATGACGCCATCCGCGCTATCCAGCTGTACATGGGTTCGATGGCTGACGCTGTTATCCGTGGTCGCAACAACGTTGCTGGCGGCACCGAGGTTTTCGTTGAAGAAGCTCCGGCAGCTGCAGCTGAGTAA
- the tsf gene encoding translation elongation factor Ts, whose amino-acid sequence MAEITAALVKELRERTGEGMMDCKKALTKAGGDIEKAIDDMRASGAIKAAKKAGNVAAEGAIAIKADDKSAVLLEVNSQTDFLALQDDFKNFVAASVDKAFAEKLTDAAPLIAAQESAREALVAKVGENVNIRRLIRVEGDVVGTYLHGNKIGVAVVLKGGDVQLAKEIAMHVAASNPEFLLPSQVSPEAIEREKAVFLQLNEDKMKGKPAEIVEKMIAGRITKFLAEASLVEQAFVMNPEVTVGALAKKAGAEIVSFTYFKVGEGIEKPVDNFAEEVAAQLAAAKQ is encoded by the coding sequence ATGGCAGAGATTACTGCAGCGTTGGTCAAAGAACTGCGCGAGCGTACTGGCGAAGGCATGATGGACTGCAAGAAAGCCTTGACCAAGGCTGGCGGCGACATCGAGAAAGCCATTGATGACATGCGTGCTTCGGGCGCGATCAAGGCTGCTAAAAAGGCTGGCAACGTTGCCGCTGAAGGCGCAATCGCCATCAAGGCCGACGACAAGTCCGCAGTACTGCTGGAAGTGAACTCGCAGACCGACTTCCTGGCCCTGCAAGACGACTTCAAAAACTTCGTCGCTGCCAGCGTAGACAAGGCTTTCGCAGAAAAACTGACCGACGCAGCTCCGCTGATCGCCGCTCAGGAATCGGCTCGTGAAGCCCTGGTGGCCAAAGTTGGCGAAAACGTCAACATCCGTCGCCTGATCCGCGTTGAAGGTGACGTGGTCGGTACTTACCTGCACGGTAACAAAATCGGTGTTGCAGTTGTCCTGAAGGGCGGCGACGTCCAACTGGCCAAAGAAATCGCCATGCACGTAGCGGCGAGCAACCCTGAGTTCCTGCTGCCATCGCAGGTTTCGCCAGAAGCCATCGAGCGCGAGAAGGCTGTCTTCCTGCAACTGAACGAAGACAAGATGAAAGGCAAACCAGCTGAAATCGTCGAGAAGATGATCGCTGGTCGTATCACCAAGTTCCTGGCCGAAGCCAGCCTGGTTGAGCAAGCTTTCGTCATGAACCCGGAAGTGACCGTTGGTGCCCTGGCCAAGAAAGCCGGCGCTGAAATCGTTTCCTTCACCTACTTCAAAGTAGGCGAAGGCATCGAGAAGCCAGTCGACAACTTCGCTGAAGAAGTTGCTGCACAACTGGCTGCTGCCAAGCAGTAA
- the pyrH gene encoding UMP kinase: MAQQGSGYQARYKRILLKLSGEALMGSEEFGIDPKVLDRMALEVGQLVGIGVQVGLVIGGGNLFRGAALSAAGMDRVTGDHMGMLATVMNALAMRDALERANISAIVMSAISMVGVTDHYDRRKAMRHLNAKEVVIFAAGTGNPFFTTDSAACLRAIEIDADVVLKATKVDGVYTADPFKDPHAEKFDHLTYDEVLDRKLGVMDLTAICLCRDHKMPLRVFNMNKPGALLNIVHGGAEGTLIEEVQQ, encoded by the coding sequence ATGGCTCAGCAGGGCAGTGGTTATCAGGCTCGCTATAAACGCATTCTACTCAAGCTCAGCGGCGAGGCCCTGATGGGCTCGGAAGAGTTCGGTATCGACCCGAAAGTTCTGGATCGCATGGCGCTGGAAGTCGGCCAACTGGTCGGTATCGGTGTCCAGGTCGGTCTGGTGATCGGTGGCGGCAACCTGTTCCGTGGCGCGGCGCTGAGCGCAGCCGGCATGGATCGGGTCACAGGCGACCACATGGGCATGCTGGCCACTGTGATGAACGCCCTGGCGATGCGCGATGCGCTGGAACGTGCCAATATCTCGGCCATCGTGATGTCGGCCATTTCCATGGTCGGTGTGACCGATCACTACGACCGTCGCAAAGCCATGCGTCACCTCAATGCCAAGGAAGTCGTGATCTTCGCGGCTGGCACCGGCAATCCGTTCTTCACCACGGATTCGGCAGCCTGCCTGCGTGCGATCGAAATCGACGCCGATGTCGTGCTCAAGGCGACCAAGGTCGATGGCGTCTACACTGCCGATCCATTCAAGGACCCGCATGCCGAGAAGTTCGATCATCTGACCTACGATGAAGTACTGGATCGCAAGCTGGGTGTGATGGATCTGACGGCTATTTGCCTGTGCCGCGACCACAAAATGCCGTTGCGCGTATTTAACATGAACAAGCCCGGCGCCCTGCTGAACATCGTGCATGGCGGCGCTGAAGGCACCCTGATCGAGGAAGTCCAGCAATGA
- the frr gene encoding ribosome recycling factor, whose protein sequence is MINEIKKDAQERMQKSVESLAHNFGRIRTGQAHPSILEGVMVPYYGADTPIKQVANITVKDARTLQVVAFERNMLGAVDKAIGSAGLNLNPTNLGELLLISMPALTEETRKGFTKQARDVAEDARVAVRNIRRDANSSLKDLVKEKEISEDEERRAAGEIDDLTKKFVATIDANLAQKEKDLMAV, encoded by the coding sequence ATGATCAACGAAATCAAGAAAGACGCTCAAGAGCGCATGCAGAAATCCGTCGAGTCCCTGGCGCACAACTTCGGTCGCATTCGTACCGGCCAGGCGCACCCGAGCATCCTGGAAGGCGTGATGGTGCCTTACTACGGCGCTGACACCCCGATCAAGCAAGTGGCCAACATCACCGTCAAGGACGCCCGTACCCTGCAAGTCGTGGCCTTCGAGCGCAACATGCTCGGTGCCGTCGACAAGGCCATCGGTAGCGCCGGCCTGAACCTCAACCCGACCAACCTGGGTGAGTTGCTGCTGATCTCCATGCCGGCCCTGACCGAGGAAACCCGCAAGGGCTTCACCAAGCAGGCCCGTGATGTGGCTGAAGACGCCCGTGTTGCCGTGCGCAACATTCGTCGCGACGCCAACAGCTCGCTGAAAGACCTGGTCAAGGAAAAGGAAATCAGCGAAGACGAAGAGCGTCGTGCGGCTGGCGAGATTGACGATCTGACCAAAAAGTTCGTGGCCACCATCGACGCCAACCTGGCGCAGAAAGAAAAAGACCTGATGGCCGTCTAA
- the uppS gene encoding polyprenyl diphosphate synthase — translation MEKNKQVAPPTVPRHVAIIMDGNNRWAKKRFMPGVAGHKAGVDAVRAVIEVCAEAKVEVLTLFAFSSENWQRPADEVSALMDLFFKALRREAKRLNENNISLRIIGDRSRFHPELQAAMREAEAMTAGANRFVLQIAANYGGQWDIAQAAQRLAREVQAGHLRPDDITPELLQTCLATGDLPLPDLCIRTGGEHRISNFLLWQLAYAELYFSDLFWPDFKHDAMRNALADFASRQRRFGKTSEQVEAGARV, via the coding sequence ATGGAAAAGAACAAGCAGGTTGCGCCGCCCACGGTGCCGCGCCATGTCGCGATCATCATGGATGGTAATAATCGCTGGGCGAAAAAACGCTTTATGCCGGGTGTTGCCGGGCATAAGGCGGGAGTGGATGCAGTTCGTGCCGTCATCGAGGTGTGTGCCGAGGCCAAGGTCGAGGTATTGACCCTGTTCGCGTTTTCCAGCGAGAACTGGCAGCGCCCGGCCGATGAAGTCAGCGCCTTGATGGATCTGTTCTTCAAGGCGTTGCGTCGTGAGGCCAAGCGCCTGAACGAAAACAACATCAGCCTGCGCATCATTGGCGACCGCTCGCGTTTCCATCCCGAGTTGCAGGCTGCCATGCGCGAAGCCGAGGCCATGACCGCCGGCGCCAATCGCTTTGTCCTGCAGATCGCCGCCAACTACGGCGGTCAATGGGATATCGCGCAGGCGGCGCAGCGGCTGGCGCGGGAAGTCCAGGCCGGTCATCTGCGCCCGGACGACATCACCCCCGAGCTGTTGCAAACCTGCCTGGCGACCGGTGACCTGCCGTTGCCTGACCTGTGCATCCGCACGGGGGGCGAGCACCGCATCAGCAACTTCCTGCTATGGCAACTGGCCTACGCCGAGTTGTACTTCTCCGACCTGTTCTGGCCGGACTTCAAACACGACGCCATGCGCAACGCGCTGGCCGATTTCGCTTCTCGCCAGCGTCGCTTCGGTAAAACGAGCGAGCAGGTCGAGGCTGGGGCCCGGGTTTAA